A genomic window from Pyruvatibacter sp. includes:
- the rnhA gene encoding ribonuclease HI, with protein MTRVDVYTDGACSGNPGPGGWGAILIAGNNEREISGGEAGTTNNRMELMAAIMALETMTRSVEVHLHTDSTYVRDGITKWIHGWKKNGWRTAAKKPVKNADLWQRLEEAAERHTVEWHWVKGHSGHPLNDRADELARNGLEAYR; from the coding sequence ATGACGCGGGTTGATGTCTATACGGATGGCGCGTGTTCAGGAAACCCCGGCCCCGGTGGCTGGGGGGCAATCCTGATTGCAGGCAACAATGAGCGCGAGATTTCCGGCGGCGAAGCAGGCACCACCAACAACCGCATGGAACTCATGGCGGCAATCATGGCGCTGGAAACCATGACGCGGTCCGTTGAAGTTCATCTGCACACGGATTCAACCTATGTGCGCGACGGCATTACCAAATGGATTCACGGGTGGAAGAAAAACGGCTGGCGTACAGCCGCCAAAAAGCCGGTAAAAAACGCCGACCTGTGGCAGCGACTGGAGGAGGCCGCTGAACGGCATACCGTTGAATGGCACTGGGTAAAAGGCCACTCAGGTCACCCGCTAAATGACCGGGCAGATGAATTGGCCCGCAACGGGCTTGAGGCCTATCGGTAG